The Procambarus clarkii isolate CNS0578487 chromosome 15, FALCON_Pclarkii_2.0, whole genome shotgun sequence genomic interval CTGATCGTGCTACATGTATAAAACGACTCAAAGATTTATGTAAATGCAACAGGTGTATAAGGTCACATAATCTCGACACCTGTGCAACTCAAATACGCACCTGTAATAGATGCCAtgagggtcaacaccatacagcactttgtggggactcaAGTACAAAGTCTTCCAAACCACAGGTGGAGGAAGGAACTTGTACTTCAGTACAGCTTTGTACCGTGTTACCTGATGTAAGTGTCTTCTCAACAAGGTCTGATTATAAATCAGCTCTACCCACTGCTGAATTGATCATTAAAATGGAAAGTCCAAGGTCAccatacgtggattatttgaccaaggatcccaaatgacTTTTATCTCACAGGAGTTGGTAGATACCTTGAAACTCAAACCTGTACGAGAGACACGAatagacatagcaggattcctgactaactcaggagcTCAAGTCTTCAAGGTAGTACAACCTAAAGTACGTTTAGGCGGTTATGTCCAAACGATACAAGCACTTTTAGTAGATAGATTCCCATCAGACCTGTAGTTATATGGTCTAAGGACAACAGCCTAATTCCTGAAAGAAATGAGGATCAAATTGACTGACAAAATCACATCAGACAACCtctccaatattggaatccttatgggatcagatgtctaccgtAAGTTTATCAAAAGAAAGGATGAAAAACAGGGAATGGAcctgttaccatctgcaggtggctatttgctaacaggcccagtattacgacTGAAGCAACCCACACCTGTAGACCATCAACATGCCAACCCAgcaatggttgcatgactaggagaacagtctccactacAATTCAGAAACAtatccgaggatgagcttgatcctcctgtacataaattatgggacctggcaactctcggtaTTGTCCCTAaacaacctagtccagatgacgactggacttacaaacaatacttGGACCCTGTTATCTACAGAGAcaatcaatactgggtcaggttaccatgcaagctgaatcaccctcagctacccatcaaccattttatggcacaaaaccaattaagatcacaagtgttgcgcttacaaagacatcctgagaacttgaaattgtaccatgaaataatacagaagcaactcgatgacaaatttatcgaagttgtcacaaatgataacccaaaggaagggcACTACCTGCCACATCACCCTGTACTGAAAAACTCAACTACTACCCCAgtacggatagtatttaatttgCAGTGCTAAGTCAAAGCAGggtagtgtttcgttaaatgactgccttcaaactggccctagcctgacacaaaggctgTACGACATACTGTTAAAGTTATGCATTGGGACTTACGCATATacggctgacatcagcaaggcttTCGTTAGGGTATGTCTCCAAGAAGAAGGCCATAACTACACATAGTTCCTATGGCTCAAGGATCCTAacgatccaaacagtgaattaaCCACTTACaggtttgcgtctgttttgtttGGTGCCATGTCTTCcccgtttctgcttcaagctaccttagaCACTCACTTGACgaagtccaatagcccaaatAAAATAGAAATTAGCAATAACTTGTATGTGGACAATTTCCAAGGAACAGCCAGCAGTGACAGTAAACTGCTGAACATACACCacgaggccaatcgagaattaatgggagcaaatatgcctctccagttgtGGGTCTCCAGCAATGCCATATCAAATCAACGGATCGAAATTGATTTTCCCTATTACCAGGTACCCGAGAAGACAAAAGTACTAGGCGTCGAATGGGATACGACAGcagatcagttgacaatcaagtcggTGGAACCAAATACCACCAacctaacaatgagaaaattactctcacgAGTCAGCAAACCCTTCAACCCATTAGGACTATTAAGTCCAATCTTAATTAATGGAAAGTTGATaatgcaggaatgttggcaacaaaagatggGCTGGGATGATCTTATAACACCTAccttacaagaaaaatggcaaggactagagaaagatttaagtatcctagagtctgtcaactATCCTGGAGTCTGTCACAGTAAGTGAAAAAGATccaattaagctacatgtattCTGTGATGCCTCTGGAAAAgcatatcccagcaaacacaaaacgttgtggaaactttcatcaaaatttCAACATGGTTGTGGGGAGAGATAAGTTTCATATGTGGTTCAACAAGCACATGAGCAACCTTTAACCCAAGAATGGTTAAAGTATTTTGTTATGTAATACAGCAAATGCTGCCTTTTCTTACGCAACTTTCacctttatttattaaaaaaatactttttcatgtttaaatattaaatttatgtacattatacatataaattgtgaaTGCTCTGTCTTAGTTGAATGATAGGTGTGTGAAACATTTACTTTTTATTATGATCTTGCTAAAAATTGTTTTAATAACCCTGTTTGCTAAATGATGTATTCAGTAATACTGTTTTTATGTTTAAATTATATTATGGTACTTTATGCATAATACATCAACATAAATAGAAAATGCTGCTGCATAGGTGTATGAAGGATTTTACGCAACATTTAATTAATCtaccattttttttaataaaaaattagaGTGCATCAAAATACCTCTTTATCACATGCATCTGTATTATAGTAGAATTTACATTATATATCACTgatgtacaaataggtgagtacaactaggtaaatacaactatatGAGTgaaactaggagagtacatgtagttAGGTGAGTACCccttggtgaacactgctagatAAATACAAGTAGGTAAGTGCAACTAcatgagaacaactaggagagtacatgtaggcgagtacaacttggcgaacactgctaggtgaatacaagtaggtgtgTACAAGTAGGTGACTATAACTTGGTGAGCACtgttaggtgaatacaagtaggtgtgtacaagtaggtgagtacaacttggtgagcactgttaggtgaatacaagtatgtgagtacaacttggtgagcactgttaggtgaatacaagtaggttaGTAACCTACTCACTCATAACACGAGTTGAGCAACTAGTGTACTGTACAATGCCAgttccccactagcatggtgtacaataccagtacaacagatacactagtccccactagcatggtgtacaatgccagtacaactgacacacgaGTCCTCACACCACAtactgtgtgtatggtgtgtgtgagtgtagctggttgagggtgtagtcgtgtggCTGTAGCTGGTTGAGTGTGAagtcgtgtgtgtgggtgtagttgtgtgtgggtgtagtcgtgtatgggtgtagtcgtgtgtgggtgtagttgtgtgtgggtgtagtcgtgtgtgggtgtagtcgtgtgtaattacctaagtctaactacctaagtgtagttacaggatgatagCTAcgatcgtggtgtcccattttcccagcactctttgtcatataacgctttgaaactactgacagtcttggcctccaccaccttcccacctaacttgttccaaccgtctaccactctgtttgcgaaagtgaattttcttatatttcttcggcatctgcgtttagctagtttaaatctatttcctctcgttcttaaagttccaggtctcaggaaatcttccctatcaattttatcaattcctgttactattttatacgtagtgatcatatcacctctttttcttctgtcttctagttttggcatatttaatgcctctaacctctcctcgtagctcttgcccttcagttctgggagccacttagtagcatgtctttgcaccttttccattttgttgatgtgcttcttaagatatgggcaccacacaacctctGCATAttgtagctttggcctaacaaaagtcgtgaacaatttctttagtatattgccatccatgtatttaatataagcaattctgaaattataaagcgtggcataggctcctcacacaatattctttatgtggtcctcaggtgatagttttctatctagaaccacccctagatctcattctttatcagaattctttaaagatttcccacataatatatatgttgtgtgaggtctatgttctcctattccacattccataacatggcattttgtTACACCTACACCCAAAGCATAgtgtgggtgtagttgtgtgtgggtgtagtagtgtatgtgtttactagttgtgtttttacaggggttgagctttgctctttcggcccgcctctcaactgtcaatcaactgtttactaactactttttttttttttttttcacaccacacacacacacacacacaccccaggaagcagcccgtgacagctgactaactcccaggtacctatttactgctaggtaacaggggcattcagggtgaaagaaactttgcccatttgtttctgcctcgtgcgggaatcgaacccgcgccacagaattacgaatcctgcgcgctatccaccaggctacgaggcccccctatgTGTGTGTAGCCGGATGTGTGTGTAGCTGGTCGAGGGTGTAGTCATGtgggggtgtagtcgtgtgtgggtgtagccagttgagggtgttatcgagtgtgggtgtagccggtgtgagtgtagctggtcgagggtgtagtagtgtaggggtgtagtcgtgtgtgggtgtagccagttgaacgtgtagtcgtgtgtgggtgtagtcatgtctgggtgtagccgggtgtgagtgtagctggttgagggtgtagtcgtgtggatgtagccgggtgagggtgaagtcatgtgtgggtgtgtagctgggtgtgagtgtagcaggttgagtgtttagccagttgagggtgtagccagttgagggtattgcaggttgagggtgtagctggttgatgGTGTAGCCGGTTTAGGGTGTAGcaagttgagggtgtagctggttaagggtgtagcagattgagggtgtagccagttgagagtgtagcaggttgagggtgtagcaggttgagagggcagctggttgagggtgtagcaagttgagggtgtagccagctGAGGGTGTAGCAGCTTGAGGGGTGTAGCCGCTTGAGGGTGTCGCCTGGGTACACATGAGCGTTGTAGACAGGGGACAGGACATGCTAATGGTCCTTGGGGTGACTGTGTCTGAACACTCGCAAGAGCTTTGAAATTATGAAACAAAATGTTGTAAATattaaaaaagtcgtaaatatgcagcaaggaaataagacatgtcaatgcattattattattgcgggtttaaaaataaaaaaaatgatggaAATATTTCTGAATTAAGATGATATAATGTTGAGGTATAGTTTGAGACTTCGAACACCGTCACTACCCCTAGAGGCCCCAGTCTGCCTTTAGGCCCTGTCTTGTGAACACGTGGTCCCTGCTCCTACATGCCACTACAccgcactacacaaccctacacgccactacacaaccctacacgcccctacTCCCCACTACACAATCCTGCACgctactacacgcccctacacaaccctgTATGCCACTACATGCCATTATTCGCCACTGcacaaccctgcacgccactaaacgccactacacaacccaacacaccacaacacacttagCCAACACACGGCCCTACACAACCCTACAGGCCACTACTCGCCCCTACACgccaacacgccactacacaccacaacacgccactacacaccaaAAACACGCCCCTACATGGcactacatcacgccactaccCCACACCACTGCACGCcacaacacgccactacacgccactacacgccacagcACGCCCCTACACggcactacaccacgcaactaccccACGCCACTACCCAATGCCACTTCACGCCCCAACATGCCATTACACGCCACTACAATacaccactacacgccactactcgCCCCTACACACAACTACACACCCTATATGCCACAACACCACGCCAACGCACGtccctacacaaccctacacgccactaaacGCCCCTACACGCTACTACACGTCTCTACACACCCTACACGCCAcaataccacgccactacacgccaatacacgccactacacaccacaataccgccacccccaacaccaccgcccccacacccaacaccaccaccgcccccaaaaccaccaccaccaaccttaacaccaccaccgccaccactcccaacaccaccactgccaccacctccaacacaaccgtcgccacccccaacaccaccatcgccaccccgaacaccaccaccgccagccccCTGCACAACTGCtgccacccctacaccaccaccaccacccctaccatcaccaccccaaacaCCCTcaccgccaccccccacaccaaaggcaccacccccaacaccaaagCCGCCATCCCCAAAACCATCGCTGCCACCCCAAACCTCAACACCACCgatgccacctccaacaccaccgccaccacccccaacaccactaaccccaacacaaccaccacaaccacccccaaaccaccgccgccacccccaacaccaccgccgccacctccaataccaccgccgccacccctaacaccactactgccacaccaacacctctgccacccccaataccaccgccgccacccccactacaccatgctactacaccaggctactacaccatgcaactacaccaggctactacaccacgccactacaccacgccactacaccatgtcactacaccacaccactacaccaggctactacaccaggctactacaccacgacattacaccacgacactacaccagtctactacaccataccactgcaccacactactacaccaggctactacaccaggctactacaccatgcaactacaccaggctactacaccacactactacaccatgccactacaccaggctactacaccacaccacaataccacaccactacaccatgcaaccACATAACGCTACTACAACCAGGCTActtcatgctactacaccacaccactacaccatgctactacacctggctactacaccgcaccactacaccaggcaactacaccatgctactacaccatgccacttcactactactactactactatactaccactacactactacactacttcacgccactacaccacacattacaccatgctactacaccacaccactaaacaacatcattacaccacaccactacaccataccacaacaccaggccactacaccatgccactacaccatgccacttcaccacgccactacaccacgctactacaccaggctactataccatgccacttcaccacggtactacaccagactactacacaacgcaactacaccaggctactacactatgccactacaccaggctactacacccacactacgacaccacactactacaccacaccactacatcacaccactacaccacgccactacaccatgctactacaccaggtaactacaccacacaccacaccactactctaggctactacaccaggctactacagcacgccactacaccacgcaactactccTACTCCagtgctggagtagtggtgtagcctagtgtagtggcggCACTACATACATACTACATACTACAATGGAggcactacacaatgccactacactacgccaatacaccacgccactacaccacgccactacaccacgccactacaccaggctactacaccatgctactactccacgccactacacgaggtaactacaccactacaccacaccactactccaggctactgcaccacgctactacacgaggccactacaccacgctactacacaccaccataccacgcaactacaccatgcaactacaccacacaATTATACCATgcatctacaccaggctactacaccacatcattaCACCACAAGGCTAATAAATCAGcctattacaccacgctactacaccactccacaacaccacgccactacaccactacactataccaCTACAACATTGTTATTACAATGTTATTACATtgttattacaccaggctactacaccacaccactacaccagattACTACACAAtgccattataccaggctactacactatgctactacaccaggctactgcactatgtcactacaccaggctactacacaatgctactacaccacaccagaccactacaccacactactatacaacgctacttcaccacaccaatacaccatgccactacaccacaccactaaacaacatcattacaccacaccactacaccataccacaacaccaggccactacaccacgccaccacaccatgcaactaccccacgccactacaccaggccactacaccaggccactacatcaggctactacaacacgctactacaccacgtcactacacaatgccactacaccacgccactacaccacgccactacaccaggctactacaccatgccactacaccagcctactactcctggctactacaccaggctactataccactccactacaccacgccactacttcacgccactacaccacggcactacacaacgccactacactatgccaatacaccacgccactacaccacgccactacaccacgccactacaccacgccactacaccacgctactacaccacgccattacaccacaacactacaccacaccactacaccacaccgctacactacaccacaacaccacaccactacaacattgtaatacatcaggctactacagcacaccactacaccagattAGTACACAAcgccattataccaggctactgcactacgccactacaccaggctactacactatgccactacaccaggctactacactaggctactacactatgacacacaaccaggctactacacaacgctactgcaccacaccacaccactacaccacacaactacaccacaccactacatcacaccactactacaggctactacatcaggctactatatcatgccactacaccaggctacttcaccataccaatacaccaggctactacaccacaccattacatTAGGTTAATACACCATGCTACaataccacaacactacaccacgcaactacatttAACAATTACAccgggctactacaccacgccactacacgacacaactacaccatgctactaaaccatgccactacaccagcctactactccaggctactacactaggctactacaccacgccattactccaggctactgtaccacactactacacgaggccactactccaggctactacacaccaccgtacaatgcaactacaccatgcaactacaccacacaATTATACCATgcatctacaccaggctactacaccacagcataacaccatgctactacaccacatcactacaccacaacactacaccaggctaataaaccaggctactacaccacgctactacaccacggaactacaccacgccactacaccacgccactacaccacaccactacaccataccactacaacattgtaatacaccaggctactacaccatgccactacatcagATTACTACACAAtgccattataccaggctactacactatgctactacaccaggctactgcactatgtcactacaccacaccacaccactacaccacactactatagcacactactacacaacgctacttcaccacaccaatacaccatgccactacaccacaccactattccacatcattacaccacaccactacaccaggccactacaccacgccaccacaccATGCAACTtccccacgccactacaccaggccactacaccacatcactacaccacgccactacataatgctactacaccatgccactataccagcctACTactccaggcaactacaccaggctactataccactccactacaccacgccactactccacgccactacaccacggcactacacaacgccactacactatgtaaatacaccacgccactacaccacgccactacaccacgccactacaccacgctgctacaccatgccactacaccacaacactacaccacaccactacaccacaccgctacactacaccacaataccacaccactacaacattgtaatacatcaggctactacagcacgccactacaccagattACTACACAAcgccattataccaggctactacactacgccactacaccaggctactacactatgccactacaccaggctactacactaggctactacactaggctactacactatgtcactccacaaggctactacacaacgctactacaccacaccacaccactacaccccaccactacaccccactactacaccaagctactacacaacaccaatacaccatgccactacaccacaccactacaccacatcactgcacctcaccactacaccataccactacaccaggctactacaccacgccactacaccatgcatctaccccacgccactacaccatgccactataccacgcaactacaccatgccactacaccacgccactacaccacaccactacaccaacccactacaccatgccactacaccatgccactacacagtgccactacaccacaccactacaccagggtactacaccatgctactgcaccacaccactacaccagggtactaaaccaggctactacaccatgccacttcaccacgccactacaccaggctactacaccatgccactacaccagactactacaccacgccactacaccaggctactaaaccacgctactacaccacagcacTACACTGGGctattataccaggctactataccacaccactacagcacgccacgacaccaaccaacaacaccacgccactacaccacgtcactacaccacaccactacaccagaccagtacaccacactactacaccacacaactacaccaggctactacaccatgtcactacactactctacttcaccacgccactacaccacgccactataccaggctactacaccatgcctggtatagtggcatggtgtagtgacatggtatagtggcgtggtgtagtggcatggtgtaatagcctggtgtagtggtgtagtagcgtggtgttgtgatGTAGTACTCTCTGTACTACTCCACACCATTACACCAGCCTTCTACACtatgccacaacaccaggctactactccacggtactgcaccaagctactacagcaggctactacaccacatcactacactacaccatgccactataccatgcAACTGCACCATgcttctacaccatgctactacacttcACCATACCTCTACACAAcgccactgcaccaggctactacagcacgcaactattccaggctactacactatacaactacaccacgccactacaccaggctattacaccatgccacttcaccacgccactataccacaccactacaccacgccactacatccGGCTACTACACCCACTACTAACtccggctactacaccacacaactacaccagactactacaccaggctactacaccatgccactacacctggctactacacaaggctactacaccacgctactacaccacgctactacatcaggccactgcactacactactacagatgataaatgaataaaaatgatgaacaaacctttattatgatgctttattttaccaattgtagaaatatatttttatatttttacatttcctattttattcatatttgagcattttaacttgaAACACTTATAGAaagtgtcacaaagtttcaaattaggtacaaaaggtgtcgcaaagtttcaaattaggtacaaaaggtgtcacaaagtttcaaattaggtacaaaaggggtcacaaagtttcaaattacaaatttCAAAttaaatggttatcttgagattatcttgagatgatttctgggcttttttttagtgtccccacggtctggtcctcaaccaggcctccacccccaggaagcagcccgtgacagctgactaacacctaggtacttattttactgctaggtaacaggggcatagggtgaaagaaactctgcccattgtttctc includes:
- the LOC138364960 gene encoding uncharacterized protein — protein: MSSPFLLQATLDTHLTKSNSPNKIEISNNLYVDNFQGTASSDSKLLNIHHEANRELMGANMPLQLWVSSNAISNQRIEIDFPYYQVPEKTKVLGVEWDTTADQLTIKSVEPNTTNLTMRKLLSRVSKPFNPLGLLSPILINGKLIMQECWQQKMGWDDLITPTLQEKWQGLEKDLSILESVNYPGVCHSK